In a single window of the Paenibacillus sp. MMS20-IR301 genome:
- a CDS encoding GNAT family N-acetyltransferase, which produces MNATLLQMRLETERLIIRPYIESDLTASFELMQNPEVLAFMHMDMMPLHEYEGLFRWLMFSYHTPFELPFKYSFAICSRGTGRLVGWCGAGVLDFSVPDTELYYLIGREHWGRGYATEAAVALAGYAFNVIGLQRLYAKADPRNTASLGVFKKLGFRFERELAGLTGDYADCNGELLHVLQKEQFLERFRRPEISGSE; this is translated from the coding sequence ATGAATGCAACACTGCTTCAGATGAGGCTCGAAACAGAGCGCTTAATCATCCGTCCTTATATAGAAAGTGATTTGACCGCTTCCTTCGAATTGATGCAGAATCCGGAGGTGCTGGCCTTCATGCACATGGATATGATGCCGCTGCATGAATATGAGGGGCTGTTCCGCTGGCTGATGTTCAGCTACCATACGCCCTTTGAGCTGCCGTTCAAATATTCATTTGCCATCTGCAGCCGCGGGACCGGCCGGCTGGTCGGCTGGTGCGGCGCGGGCGTGCTGGACTTCAGCGTGCCCGATACTGAGCTGTATTATCTGATCGGCCGCGAGCACTGGGGCCGGGGATATGCTACGGAAGCGGCGGTGGCGCTTGCCGGCTACGCCTTCAATGTCATCGGGCTGCAGCGGCTGTACGCTAAGGCCGATCCGCGGAATACGGCTTCGCTCGGAGTGTTTAAGAAGCTGGGCTTCCGGTTCGAGCGTGAGCTGGCCGGACTGACCGGCGATTATGCGGATTGTAACGGCGAGCTGCTGCATGTTCTGCAGAAGGAGCAGTTCCTTGAGCGATTTCGCCGGCCGGAGATTAGCGGAAGTGAGTAA